The sequence CCTCATCTTCTGTTTTGTATGAAAATAATGGATTGATAATGCCATTATCTTAAAAAATAACTATAAAGTAGAACATTCAGCAGCAGCAGCAGCGGAATTCCGATTCTAAAGGACGTATGTCGCGTCTTGTGGCGCTTGCGGTACATGGCGATCAATACACCTAACGCTCCGCCTATGGTGGCTAGCAGAAAGAGTGTTCTCTCCGGCACACGCTCCCGCCTCTTACGGGCTTTGTTCTTGTCCTCGG comes from Paenibacillus sp. 19GGS1-52 and encodes:
- a CDS encoding DUF1294 domain-containing protein, producing MIKVVMLWFVVINIIGYVVMSEDKNKARKRRERVPERTLFLLATIGGALGVLIAMYRKRHKTRHTSFRIGIPLLLLLNVLLYSYFLR